CGAAGCGGATGTTTATCGGAACGTCGACTGTCCGCGCGCGAGCCCGGCCTCGAGATTAAAGGAGAAGCCCAGGTTTCGCAAGCAGGACTCGGTGGACGTGCTGTCACCTTCCATTACCTCCAACTTGCACACTTCGAAGAGGTTCGGCTCGGTGGAGGCGATCCAGAGAAAGAGGGAGCCTGTGTTCCCTCTGGAAAGGTCTCACACGAACTTGGAGAGGCGTTCCACGCCGAAGAAACTCAACAACATCCGCGAGATCGATGACCAGAAGGCTGGTAACAGGAGCATCTGGAGGGGGAGCAAGGAGCAGCTTCAGAGGAAGGGTAGCAACGATTCTGATAAGAGCTTGAAGGACAGCAACGGTCAAACAGGTGGTAAAGGGAAGAACTACGTGAGGAAGCCTAGTTTGGAGAACCTGAAGAGGAAGACGAGCAAGGACAGCAGCTCTAGTAGTTCCAAGGACGAGCAGATATTGATTTCAAGCTTGACGAGGGAGAAGCTCTTGTCCAGGAAGGACTCATCCGATCAGGATTCATCGCAGAGCAGGACTCACACACCCATACAGCGGGCTAAGAGAGCTGAAATTGTGGCTGCCGTTACGGAGAGGCTGTATTCCAGCAGGAAAGCTTCAGAGGATGCTTCCGGGCTTCGCTCCCCGCCAGAGGGAACTGACGTGAAGTCCGTGGCGAGGATGCGGCTGCAGGAGATCTCGAGGAAGATGTTAGGGAAGCGTAGACGCGTCTGCGTGGACACGCAGACCGATCCCTCGCGAGCAGTTCGCATGAAGGATACCGCGTCCCTGACAGAGACGCCCCAGGTGATCCTTCAGGACGTCGGGGTCCTGACAGACGACCACGAAGCTTGCGAAACCATGGTCGATCGCAGGACACCCACGCTGCGCGTGAAGGAGATCGCCACGTTGACGGATAAACCCAAAATGAACATCGCCAGGTGCAAGGATGTTGGCTGCTTGGCGAACGACCTCGAGGAATTCGATTACCAGATACACTCCCCTAGAAACGATTCTGGGATCCTGTCGGACGACACTCAGAACTATGCGGAGAGCAACGTGTCCAGCACAGAGGTGTCCGATCTCTGCCACGAGGCGGATCGAAGAGTGGTGCGCGTGGAAAGCTCTACCAACACGTTCCTCTCCCCCGGTCGAAGCTTCGCGGTGCAGACGCCTTTGTCGCACACGTTCCACCGTCGAACAGCGGAGAAAGCACCCGTTTGCTCTAGACAGTGCTGCAACTCCGCCGAGGAGCCTCAGAAGCACCCTGAGAAAAGCGTCATTTCCATATCGCTACCTGAAACGATCAGCATCACCATCGAGAGCACGAACCTCTTGGAGTCCAGGATCGCCGTGATGGACGGCCTCGAGCAGGAGAAGGTGAGATCCAGCACGAAGGACGCGGGAGCACAGACGGAGGAGGTTCGGTTGGAGGGCGCCTGCGACGGGGCCGTTTGCTGCAAGGATCTGAGCAGATCGACGCCCACGCAGACCGACAGCAGGGTGTTCAGGATCGAGAACATCTTTCAGGACCCCAACAATGCGTCCAAGGGCTCGAAGGTGGATGCGGTTGGCGTGGATCGAGAGGAAGGGTCGAGGATAAGGAATTCCATTACTTTCAGGAATTCCCTGGGGACTTCGTACGCGccgaaggaggaagaggaggccgCGCTTCACGGTGAAGGATTTATCAGGGAGGGATTGATCACGGAGGCGTTCATCACGAAGAAGCGCGGCAGTAGTTTCAAGAGGGGGCCCAGCGCCATCGTCTATGATAATCCGTGGAGGAACTGGCCAGTTGCTGGACCGGGGAGCGCCAGAAACTCTGTCGATTACTCCAAGGGGCTCGAGGAGGTACCTTCTTCGTGGCGATTGAAAAGCAGCGAGAGCCCTGTGGCTGGCCTAACTTCCTCTGTCAATGAGGACGAATCCTCGTTTCTACAGTCGCGGCTCGAGTCGACTACGATTAATGGAACGTCGGAGATGAAGACGTCCTCCTACAGCGTAGCCGAGTTGAACAGCAACCTGGATCATGATCACAGCTTCTCTGACGATAGTCTGGACTACAACGAGAGCAATCTATTGCAGTTGACGGTGTCAAAGCTGGAGGACTGCGAGCTGCGCGAGAGTCTGTGCCCACCTGACGTGGTGGCGCACACCAAGAAGGACTGCGCGAAACCTTCGGGTACAGTCGACGTGGAGGAGTCCAGCGGTGATTTCGAGGACAGTCACGTGGAGTTTCCGAGGAAGAGGCCGACGGAGCCGATGGAAGCCGCTCTGATACACGATTACAAGTCCCTGATCCTGGGCAGGCCTTGCAGCCACTTCGAAGACGCCAGTGAAGAGGCTGAGGCTTCGATTGATTGTGGGAGTAACTCTGGGAAGAAGAAGGTGTCGTTTTCAAGCTGCAGCGTCTCAGAGGGAACGGTTGACGAGAGTGAAACGGGCTCGAAGCAAGATTCAAAGTCGACACTGAAGTCCATCatcaagaagaggaagaagaggaacgcgacggagactttagctgcTGCTCGATCGTGCGAAGAAGAGGCGGGCGATTCTCTGCAGGAGAAGAGAGACGCGTCGATGAAGGGTTACGGAGACCTGCAGGAGAACAGCTCTAAAGGAACGTCGAGGGAGGATCGGGAGTCGATGTGCTCACGAAGAGAATGCAGACAGAATCGCAAGAAGGTGAAGTTCTTCGTGGAGGATCGATCGAGGAGCACGTGCAGCGAGTCCGACAGCTGCGAGAACGCGGAgtacgacgaggaggaagacgttcCGTTCGATCGTGCGACGAGGAACATCCTAGAGGAGTACCTCAGCGAGGCGGTGACCTTCATGCGGAACCTCAACTCCATCAACGAGTACGTGAACGTCGCGAGCACGATCGAGAGGTGAGAAACGATCGCGAAGGGATAGGATACTTTTTTGAGCCCTTTACAGATAAAGAGACTCTAGGGAAGTTCTGGTAGTGTTTCTCTACTCTCTTCGAGTTAGATCCCTCGATCATTGTTTTCAGATCGCTGTACCGTTGGGGATAGGGTTTTTCTTGCGGGCTGAATCctatcctttcctttctttcttaagccggggatccacctgaaagctacgctatgttaagttttaaaaaattagcttcaatacatccttatggaaccgtttccaacaacagctaagctaagctgtgccatATGTGTACCACAATgaggcatagcatagcatagcacatcTCTATGGgtaacaattttatttcattaaaaatttcgaatacgaataaaaattaggaaaattattcgacacgtgttgaataaaaaaattaacttcattcgtcgaataagctaaagttgaagtaacttttattccatctgttatttaaataattcccggCTTTGGGTTCAAGTTCCTTACTTACAAGGGGATGACACCATGTAGTAGACaccgaaattattaaaaatttcatagtggccgtggggttttaatgggtaaaaatcccacactaccctggcgccccagggaattcccctctgaaggagtcgtgGTGCCTTtcaaagatttccccaagttaaaaaaataaataataatttataaaaaaaataatttataaaaaaaatttataaagtttttttaacgtggagacatcttcaaaaggcacccgacgccttcagaagggaatcttccgcgggcgccagggtaatgtgggatttttacccactagggtaagtcggggagagatgTCCCACTGTTTTTAAAACAATCAgttttataaaggacaaaaatatatttgcaagaggaaatacagttagataaataatataaaatttaattaaaaaaataatcatacatttaaaaaaaataaaataaaattgcaatccCTGCGAAACCCGGACATGTTATGAGGTTAATAAGACgaaattttcttttttgcaCAGAACTTTTCCACAAATCCACTCTCATTacataagttaaaaaaatttgaacatcCTTCGCGAAACCATTTTTTACAGCTCATACAGCAAATCCAGTCATCAACCCACCCATTTTGCCACTTTGAACTGCTTATACGGGTTTCAACAATGCCTCGTTTGTCCATAACTTCCTACGCTGATTATATCTTCCTTCGTATTCCGTTGGCATGTTCTACAAtaacattaaatttttaataatttacatgtaaatatctttattattaaggcctatgagctgaaatgctcggacacctatttacttatttcctatatagatccatcgtgccaaggctcattaaagtcggtgtctaccacatggtgtcctccccttgttagtcacTTATACATCCACTTACAGACTTCTCCTCTCAAACTCCCCAGGATGTAAACAAATGATGTGACCGGTTTCATTTTCAAGGCACACCACGTCCACGTGCTGCAGACGTGGCAGAAGAGGAGGGACTCGACGGAGGAGCTGCTGTTCCGGCTGGGATCGCGATTACGCGGAACTGCTGGGTCGCAGGGTCAGCCCGAAGGACGACACCGACGACTATCTGAGGGAGAACGATGATATCTTCGTTTCCACGGAGTCGTACGAGGAGTGTCTGAGAGGCATGCGGAGGCTGGAGGACTGTATCCGCAGGGCCGACAGGCATAACGAGCTGCTTCGAGAGAAATACGGTGTCGACTGCGAATCTGCTGGCGCTAGACTGAGTTTAGCGAGTCCTAGCACAGATCCCGCTGCACCAATCGCCGACGACACGGCGATCCATCGCGGAACGGGCGTCCCCCACGCTGAAACCGACCAGTTCATCGATCCTCGACTCGTCGACCTCAGGACCACTGACTCCAGCGGAGGATGGAGCGAGAAGGACGACCTGGAGAAGAGGATCTTCGATCAGCTGATGAACGCCGCCAATTCCGCTCGCTATCGAAGCTCGGGAAAACTCCAAGGTCGCTTCTCGAAGCCTTCTGACATCGGATCCGGAGGCTCTACCTACTCGAAGCTTCGCGAGAAACACGAGCAATCGACGAAGGAGTCATTTGTGAGTGGAGACGTCTTTGGGAGCCTGAACCTTGGCGAGACCGCGGAGGATGACCCGCAGGACTTCACCAGGTACGAGATAAGGGGGAACCTGTCGGTTGCGAGAAGCAGCCCGACGCAGGGAAACGTGGACGATGAACTGGACCACCTGGCGGAAGAAGACTTGCTGCCCTTGAAGAGATTCGATCTTGCTTCTTGGTCCGCCGATGCAAGTGGCACCGACAGAAGAAGTGGGAGAATATCTGTACGCGACGATTCGTCGGACAGCTTCTCCAGAAGTGGCACCACTGATTCAGGGATCGTTGGTGATGCTCCACCGGGGAAAATGAGTTCAAGGACGAACCATACAGTGCAACGTGCGTTGACAGACGATGTGCGGGAGATGCTTCGCGAACTCGACGATTATTCGCGAAAGATTAGGGACAGCAGCTCGAAGGTGCCGTGTATCGATAGGTCGAGCGAGGCTGTGCACTGCAGGGAGAAACTGAAATACCCTGGCAGCCCCAGGGCGAGGTTCCTGGAGCTTCTGAGGGAGAGACGACGGATAGTGGAGAGCAGCAGGGGCACGGGCGCCTCTTGAACGACGAGGTGTTTGCCGTATATTTTTCTATTGTACCGCGTGAACGTTTCCACGTACGCGTCACTCCCTTTGTAAATAATAGAGCCAGTCTTTTGTAATGTTTGTCATAGCACTCGGAGACTATACCTTATTCAGTTCCGCTCTTCTGACCCCGCTGTATCGTATAAATCAGCCTGTTCATGATATTAAAAGACTTTCCTCGAGACAGCGCCCTTTCTTCCTCATCTGTGCGATACATTTCCGAAAGGAAATGCAACGATACCTCCAACTCTGCCAACGCTCTATCGAAAGTGCTTCCTCCACTACCGAGTTCAATATGTACCAGTTTTGTCCTACCTCCCAACATCCCCGCGTTTAAAGCAGGGTCTGCTAGGTGAGCCTTACCGATGAGTCCACTAGCAGGCCCAAAATGAAACGCCAACCCCTTCAGTTCCCCCCTCACTCCTTCCGTACTCTACCTCTTTAACCATCTCACAACCCCCGACAAACTTTCTGTGAAATACAGCAAGCTCTCATTATGGGCTCGCCTCAACTATGCGTTAAGTGCTCGTCGCTATCCCAACACTTCTTGGAaaccttcggtcgagagtgagagaacccgggATCGAGCGAGAGGGGATGAATTCGTCTCGCTTCGACTTTCACGTGCCTacgctctgtttctctctcgcGCCATCGCTGACTCAGAATCGTCGATGCTACTCAATTCAAATTCCACAATaaagattaaagtaaaaaaattataaaaaattaaaaacgacttcaaagaaataaaaatgcactaaacagtgaaaaatatttctttcccttatttaatacgacttccatattttttaagccggcgccagatttacacagtgaaaATGATGAGGCGTCGACTTAAAGAATATgacagtcgtagattaaatgagggaaaaaattaattttcactttttagtgcatttttatttcattaaagtTGGGCAAATAAtgccttttttaaatttatttatttttttacttttcagttttgtattattgacacaacatgctgaggagttatgcggcgacaaacaaaaaaaaatatatacagttCGAGTCTATAACCtccttctttttgaagtcgattaaaaagTCACCCTTCGCAAAAGAGAAACGTATCTTTCCACTGAAAATCGAAAGGACATCAATTTTCCAGGTGGAAAGTACAGTATCGAACGCGCGTGTCGAGTGAATTACGCTCGACGCAGCTTGCGTTCCGTCGAAGAGCTGACGCACATGTCGCAGCCTTGATCTCAGGCCTGTTCCCGAGGAGAGGCACACGTGCGATCGGCGATAACTGCGACAGTAACGATGCCCAGGCTTTTCACCTGGTCCACCGAGAAATATACCTCGCCGACAAATCGGCTTTCTCGATCGATGCGATTTTCGCCAACGAAGGCGCGCCGCGGTGGCTCGTGGGAATCGACGGGGTCGCCTGCGCAGTTAAGCCGATACAGATCCTTTTTGTCggcgaatactcgaatattcccGGTGTGCACACGCCAACGAGCATCGTTACGCTTGCATCAGCACCGGGGGTAAATTCGAGGCGCGTAGCGACGAACACGTCTCCATTTCTCGCGACTCCCTGCCCCACCAAAACTTCATCCCCTGCCGCTTTAGGAACGTGTTTGACTGTAGTCGGAACGGAATCAGTTGGTCCTTGAAGAGGATTCTTCTTCCTCACTGGAAAGAGGAGGGAGAATGGACATGTCGCGTGATCAATTGACTTTGTTCCGACTACAGTCGACGTGCAGTGTGCACTGACAGATAAGCTTGTTGATTTCCTAGCCGCGTTGTTTTGCCGTTCTCTGGGGAATCCTTGGTTCTCTTCCAAACGACACGGCCAAGATGTTTGTAAACTGCCACTATCGCGCAGGATGATAATGCACCGGAACTAGACAGCAGATAGCGACGTATCAATGAGGCTGTCCAACTTCGTCTCGGCACGTGACGAGGTTCGGCGAAGCCTGTGACATTATCGTTGGAGGAAAGGTTCCACGATTAGCGGATGGGATTCCTTTTTGGCACGTGACGAGGATAGAAGGACGAGTAAGATAAAGCCGCGCGGAGCGTCATATCTGTTCCGGGTCTACCCGAATATAATTGATCCATGTTGCGGTGATCGTTGGAGCGTTCCCCGCGGATAATCGGGCAAGTAAAATTCCACGGCTGAGATCCAGCTGCCAGGCGACTAATCAGTGTTTGAAGAGCATTGCTCGTCGGGACAGCACGGATCGCAGAGGGCGAACGCGTTCAGATGGCTGCGTAATCGTAAAAGCAGACGCGAAGGCATCTTCCAGCGTGAAAATTTCCTGTCGCTATCGGAACTGCTCGCGCTTTATCTGTCTAACCGGGGGTTATCTTCGGCTCCACGCCACGACCGTGATTCCCGAGGTCTAGTCGATTTCGAGGTGTCTAGCAGCGTGGTTCGCAGCGAGAAAAGCGAAGCCCGAGTGGAGCGCGACCCGCGAGACTTCAAACATGGTTCGTTGGTGTTGACGATTCTCTGAACCTCCAGCAAACTTCGCCGATCCGTTCATAGACAATTATTCCCGCGTTCATTGCCTTCACGCGCGTACACGCGTTCGGTCACGAGACCCCCAGAGTTCACGGTGAACCGACGATAGATCGAATGCCGCTTAAATATCGTTTCTCGTAAATTTCCCCGTGCACGTTGCACCCGGTGGAATATTAATAATGAACGACGTTATCGGCGAAAAACGGACAGCAGGAATTGTGTATGGACGCGTCGATGGGGGAACTATGGCAATCACGAGACTTGGAGTTCGCTGTCGGAAGAGGTACGAGGTCGTAGGTCATCGCGATAAATAGCATAGGCGCGATATACGCGGTATTCGCGATCGaataagtaaatatattattattattattattatttcgacgggagaaccctttagtatacaaagcttgagcaattcagtacaataaatatatacaaaataacgtaacagaaacagaaaaaaaataaaataaaacggaaattataaagtaacgagaaaaacataacaatataaa
This region of Andrena cerasifolii isolate SP2316 chromosome 4, iyAndCera1_principal, whole genome shotgun sequence genomic DNA includes:
- the LOC143367813 gene encoding uncharacterized protein LOC143367813 isoform X1 — its product is MANIKVAVRVRPISAREVSLTGSTVVVRTDSSGISLTNLKVSSSKAGDSRERTRRYGFDYCFDSSDPEAEGFAGQARIYETLGQTVLDAAFSGYNSCLVAYGQSASGKTYTMTGTKEDPGLTPRLCEGLFARIEEKKGTEGAHRVSVSYLEIYNERVRDLLKPSSSKSGLRVREHPRLGPYVQGLTHHVVPTLGSLMSYVEEGTKARKTASTLQNPSSSRSHALLTIAVSPETSSVAAASSSAPSSPRRKSEPWPRGGSKLRLVDLAGSESAATCSGVHRLKEGANINKSLVALGNVISALAERGSTGSGPGRRFIPYRDSSLTWLLKDALGGNATTIMLATISPASGSYNETAHTLRFAQRAQSVVNRPVVNEDPVARIIRELRAEVSRLRSLLLEKSVEPAGKPSCCCRRSQFVVHCEDPEDAASRKETDGDPKKEFQEGPVEVRTEEGGGWSRSIVPLRRSNSSESVTASEAGSPSAKRYGSCESLAARGRLAGYSRARVTELNEEEDEVGEILRESVFVDIPTLVAVLIKPDDSLQGTSAQIEEICSDEVSVDAIDDEFIGPGSDRGPFEDTEKLEIAEELSSSLNSCHASLDNEADVYRNVDCPRASPASRLKEKPRFRKQDSVDVLSPSITSNLHTSKRFGSVEAIQRKREPVFPLERSHTNLERRSTPKKLNNIREIDDQKAGNRSIWRGSKEQLQRKGSNDSDKSLKDSNGQTGGKGKNYVRKPSLENLKRKTSKDSSSSSSKDEQILISSLTREKLLSRKDSSDQDSSQSRTHTPIQRAKRAEIVAAVTERLYSSRKASEDASGLRSPPEGTDVKSVARMRLQEISRKMLGKRRRVCVDTQTDPSRAVRMKDTASLTETPQVILQDVGVLTDDHEACETMVDRRTPTLRVKEIATLTDKPKMNIARCKDVGCLANDLEEFDYQIHSPRNDSGILSDDTQNYAESNVSSTEVSDLCHEADRRVVRVESSTNTFLSPGRSFAVQTPLSHTFHRRTAEKAPVCSRQCCNSAEEPQKHPEKSVISISLPETISITIESTNLLESRIAVMDGLEQEKVRSSTKDAGAQTEEVRLEGACDGAVCCKDLSRSTPTQTDSRVFRIENIFQDPNNASKGSKVDAVGVDREEGSRIRNSITFRNSLGTSYAPKEEEEAALHGEGFIREGLITEAFITKKRGSSFKRGPSAIVYDNPWRNWPVAGPGSARNSVDYSKGLEEVPSSWRLKSSESPVAGLTSSVNEDESSFLQSRLESTTINGTSEMKTSSYSVAELNSNLDHDHSFSDDSLDYNESNLLQLTVSKLEDCELRESLCPPDVVAHTKKDCAKPSGTVDVEESSGDFEDSHVEFPRKRPTEPMEAALIHDYKSLILGRPCSHFEDASEEAEASIDCGSNSGKKKVSFSSCSVSEGTVDESETGSKQDSKSTLKSIIKKRKKRNATETLAAARSCEEEAGDSLQEKRDASMKGYGDLQENSSKGTSREDRESMCSRRECRQNRKKVKFFVEDRSRSTCSESDSCENAEYDEEEDVPFDRATRNILEEYLSEAVTFMRNLNSINEYVNVASTIERHTTSTCCRRGRRGGTRRRSCCSGWDRDYAELLGRRVSPKDDTDDYLRENDDIFVSTESYEECLRGMRRLEDCIRRADRHNELLREKYGVDCESAGARLSLASPSTDPAAPIADDTAIHRGTGVPHAETDQFIDPRLVDLRTTDSSGGWSEKDDLEKRIFDQLMNAANSARYRSSGKLQGRFSKPSDIGSGGSTYSKLREKHEQSTKESFVSGDVFGSLNLGETAEDDPQDFTRYEIRGNLSVARSSPTQGNVDDELDHLAEEDLLPLKRFDLASWSADASGTDRRSGRISVRDDSSDSFSRSGTTDSGIVGDAPPGKMSSRTNHTVQRALTDDVREMLRELDDYSRKIRDSSSKVPCIDRSSEAVHCREKLKYPGSPRARFLELLRERRRIVESSRGTGAS
- the LOC143367813 gene encoding uncharacterized protein LOC143367813 isoform X2, whose amino-acid sequence is MSYVEEGTKARKTASTLQNPSSSRSHALLTIAVSPETSSVAAASSSAPSSPRRKSEPWPRGGSKLRLVDLAGSESAATCSGVHRLKEGANINKSLVALGNVISALAERGSTGSGPGRRFIPYRDSSLTWLLKDALGGNATTIMLATISPASGSYNETAHTLRFAQRAQSVVNRPVVNEDPVARIIRELRAEVSRLRSLLLEKSVEPAGKPSCCCRRSQFVVHCEDPEDAASRKETDGDPKKEFQEGPVEVRTEEGGGWSRSIVPLRRSNSSESVTASEAGSPSAKRYGSCESLAARGRLAGYSRARVTELNEEEDEVGEILRESVFVDIPTLVAVLIKPDDSLQGTSAQIEEICSDEVSVDAIDDEFIGPGSDRGPFEDTEKLEIAEELSSSLNSCHASLDNEADVYRNVDCPRASPASRLKEKPRFRKQDSVDVLSPSITSNLHTSKRFGSVEAIQRKREPVFPLERSHTNLERRSTPKKLNNIREIDDQKAGNRSIWRGSKEQLQRKGSNDSDKSLKDSNGQTGGKGKNYVRKPSLENLKRKTSKDSSSSSSKDEQILISSLTREKLLSRKDSSDQDSSQSRTHTPIQRAKRAEIVAAVTERLYSSRKASEDASGLRSPPEGTDVKSVARMRLQEISRKMLGKRRRVCVDTQTDPSRAVRMKDTASLTETPQVILQDVGVLTDDHEACETMVDRRTPTLRVKEIATLTDKPKMNIARCKDVGCLANDLEEFDYQIHSPRNDSGILSDDTQNYAESNVSSTEVSDLCHEADRRVVRVESSTNTFLSPGRSFAVQTPLSHTFHRRTAEKAPVCSRQCCNSAEEPQKHPEKSVISISLPETISITIESTNLLESRIAVMDGLEQEKVRSSTKDAGAQTEEVRLEGACDGAVCCKDLSRSTPTQTDSRVFRIENIFQDPNNASKGSKVDAVGVDREEGSRIRNSITFRNSLGTSYAPKEEEEAALHGEGFIREGLITEAFITKKRGSSFKRGPSAIVYDNPWRNWPVAGPGSARNSVDYSKGLEEVPSSWRLKSSESPVAGLTSSVNEDESSFLQSRLESTTINGTSEMKTSSYSVAELNSNLDHDHSFSDDSLDYNESNLLQLTVSKLEDCELRESLCPPDVVAHTKKDCAKPSGTVDVEESSGDFEDSHVEFPRKRPTEPMEAALIHDYKSLILGRPCSHFEDASEEAEASIDCGSNSGKKKVSFSSCSVSEGTVDESETGSKQDSKSTLKSIIKKRKKRNATETLAAARSCEEEAGDSLQEKRDASMKGYGDLQENSSKGTSREDRESMCSRRECRQNRKKVKFFVEDRSRSTCSESDSCENAEYDEEEDVPFDRATRNILEEYLSEAVTFMRNLNSINEYVNVASTIERHTTSTCCRRGRRGGTRRRSCCSGWDRDYAELLGRRVSPKDDTDDYLRENDDIFVSTESYEECLRGMRRLEDCIRRADRHNELLREKYGVDCESAGARLSLASPSTDPAAPIADDTAIHRGTGVPHAETDQFIDPRLVDLRTTDSSGGWSEKDDLEKRIFDQLMNAANSARYRSSGKLQGRFSKPSDIGSGGSTYSKLREKHEQSTKESFVSGDVFGSLNLGETAEDDPQDFTRYEIRGNLSVARSSPTQGNVDDELDHLAEEDLLPLKRFDLASWSADASGTDRRSGRISVRDDSSDSFSRSGTTDSGIVGDAPPGKMSSRTNHTVQRALTDDVREMLRELDDYSRKIRDSSSKVPCIDRSSEAVHCREKLKYPGSPRARFLELLRERRRIVESSRGTGAS